From Pseudomonas hefeiensis, one genomic window encodes:
- a CDS encoding ATP-dependent zinc protease yields MTLKPLSAVLCFMCLPGLALAGEKTVYGLNEYAALQGIDLEVAAKLDTGAKTASLSARDIKRFKRDGESWVRFYLAIDAAHSHPIERPLARVSKIKRRAGDYDPEEGKNYTARPVIELDICMGSALRSIEVNLTDRSAFQYPLLIGSEALKRFDALVDPSLKYAAGKPACANAAQTAE; encoded by the coding sequence ATGACACTCAAGCCCTTATCTGCTGTTCTTTGTTTCATGTGCCTGCCGGGGCTTGCCTTGGCGGGTGAAAAAACCGTGTATGGTCTCAATGAATACGCCGCCCTGCAGGGCATCGACCTGGAGGTTGCCGCCAAGTTGGACACCGGCGCCAAAACCGCTTCGCTCAGCGCCCGGGACATCAAGCGCTTCAAACGCGATGGCGAATCCTGGGTACGCTTTTACCTGGCCATCGACGCGGCGCATTCGCACCCTATCGAACGTCCGCTGGCCCGGGTCAGCAAGATTAAACGCCGCGCCGGGGACTATGACCCCGAAGAAGGCAAGAACTACACGGCTCGGCCGGTCATCGAACTGGACATCTGCATGGGCTCGGCCCTGCGCAGCATCGAAGTGAACCTCACCGACCGCAGCGCATTCCAATACCCGCTACTGATCGGCTCCGAAGCGCTCAAACGCTTCGACGCGCTGGTCGACCCCAGTCTCAAATACGCTGCCGGCAAACCCGCCTGCGCCAATGCCGCTCAAACCGCAGAGTAA
- a CDS encoding GntR family transcriptional regulator: MLDQLESPPLVQDDSETLSENVFRRIQAAIVRGDIAPGSKISEPELARTYGISRGPLREAIHRLEGQRLLVRVPHVGARVVSLSHAELLELYEIRESLEGMACRLAAERMTLEEIDELRRVLETHERDAAFQAGVGYYQQEGDFDFHYRIIQGSGNRTLTQMLCGELYQLVRMYRIQFSTTPNRPRQAFAEHHRILDAIADRDGELAELLMRRHIGASKRNIARHFQDSAATERGES; this comes from the coding sequence ATGCTCGATCAGCTCGAATCCCCGCCTCTGGTTCAGGACGATTCGGAAACCCTTTCCGAGAACGTCTTCCGGCGTATCCAGGCCGCAATCGTGCGAGGCGATATTGCCCCTGGCAGCAAGATTTCCGAGCCCGAACTGGCACGCACCTACGGCATCAGTCGTGGCCCGCTGCGCGAGGCGATCCATCGCCTGGAAGGCCAGCGCCTGCTGGTGCGGGTGCCTCACGTGGGCGCCAGGGTGGTGTCCCTGAGCCACGCCGAGTTGCTGGAACTCTACGAGATCCGCGAGTCCCTGGAAGGCATGGCCTGCCGTCTGGCGGCCGAGCGCATGACCCTGGAAGAAATCGATGAGCTGCGCCGGGTCCTGGAAACCCATGAGCGCGACGCGGCGTTCCAGGCCGGTGTCGGCTATTACCAGCAGGAAGGCGACTTCGACTTTCATTACCGGATCATTCAGGGCAGCGGCAACCGCACCTTGACGCAAATGCTCTGCGGCGAGCTGTATCAATTGGTGCGCATGTACCGCATCCAGTTTTCCACCACGCCCAACCGTCCGCGCCAGGCCTTTGCCGAGCACCACAGGATTCTTGATGCCATCGCCGACCGTGACGGTGAACTGGCTGAATTATTGATGCGCCGGCACATCGGCGCCTCCAAACGCAACATCGCGCGTCATTTCCAGGACAGCGCCGCCACTGAACGAGGTGAGTCATGA
- the prpB gene encoding methylisocitrate lyase produces the protein MSNSTPGQRFRDAVANEHPLQVVGTINANHALLAKRAGFKAIYLSGGGVAAGSLGVPDLGITGLDDVLTDVRRITDVCDLPLLVDVDTGFGSSAFNVARTVKSMIKFGAAAIHIEDQVGAKRCGHRPNKEIVSQQEMVDRIKAAVDARTDDSFVIMARTDALAVEGLESALDRAAACIEAGADMIFPEAITELEMYKLFASRVKAPILANITEFGATPLYTTEQLAGADVSLVLYPLSAFRAMNKAAENVYTAIRRDGTQQNVIDTMQTRMELYDRIDYHTFEQKLDALFAAKK, from the coding sequence ATGAGCAACAGCACTCCAGGCCAGCGTTTTCGCGATGCGGTCGCCAACGAGCATCCGCTGCAAGTGGTGGGCACGATCAACGCCAACCACGCGCTGCTGGCCAAACGCGCCGGTTTCAAGGCGATCTACCTGTCGGGCGGCGGCGTGGCGGCCGGCTCCCTTGGCGTGCCGGACCTGGGCATCACTGGCCTGGATGACGTGCTGACCGATGTGCGCCGTATCACCGACGTCTGCGACCTGCCGTTGCTGGTGGACGTGGACACCGGGTTTGGCTCCTCGGCGTTCAATGTGGCACGCACGGTCAAGTCGATGATCAAGTTCGGCGCGGCGGCCATTCATATTGAAGATCAGGTTGGCGCCAAGCGCTGCGGCCACCGTCCGAACAAAGAGATCGTCTCGCAACAGGAAATGGTCGACCGCATCAAAGCCGCCGTCGACGCGCGCACCGATGACAGCTTCGTGATCATGGCCCGTACCGATGCCCTGGCCGTGGAAGGCTTGGAATCGGCCCTGGACCGCGCCGCCGCGTGCATCGAGGCCGGTGCCGACATGATCTTCCCGGAAGCTATTACCGAACTTGAGATGTACAAGCTGTTCGCCAGCCGGGTGAAAGCGCCGATCCTGGCCAACATCACTGAATTCGGCGCGACCCCGCTGTACACCACCGAACAACTGGCGGGCGCTGACGTATCCCTGGTGCTGTACCCGCTGTCGGCCTTCCGCGCCATGAACAAAGCGGCCGAGAACGTCTACACCGCGATCCGCCGCGACGGTACGCAACAGAACGTCATCGACACCATGCAGACTCGCATGGAGCTTTACGATCGCATCGACTACCACACCTTCGAGCAAAAGCTCGATGCGTTGTTCGCGGCAAAAAAATGA